The nucleotide window ACTTAACAACCTAGGGAAGTGAGGCCCAAAGAGGTAAGCTGACATTTCTAGGATTATTTGGCAGGTTGGTGGCAGACCTCTGTTCCTAAGCTCACCAAAGTGGCGCAGTGGTCTGGAGAGGTGTTGTTTGCAAGACCGTCTTCTGGGGTCCGGGAAGGGAAAAGTGGAGTTcctagttttattcattttggacGATCTTTTCTATATATGTTACAATGAACATTATATTGACACagtgtggtatatgtatataacttACAAAACAATTCATGactgtatacacatatatatacatatacgttaGGGATGCATTCTAATACCTTTTTGGTGATAACCATGTGTAATCGAATGTTAACAATTGACCACAAGCCCAGACATACGATTTTCATTAATGGGAGGAGTCCCTGTGCAGTCTGTGAGATCTAGGGCCTTCTTAAGgatagagagggaggagggtgatTGGCCAGGTAGACTGCCGCTGCATAGTGTTATATAATCTTCATCTCCTCGGCTTTACCCAGCCAGATCTGTTGTACGTTCTGTACAGTCGAGTCTGCGCTGCACAAAGAaatatgaggaaaagagaaaagtaaagcaagGCTACATACAGTCCTGGCTTCATGAGTGACTGAGAGTTGTGCTTAGCAGAATATGCCCTGTAGAAATAGTTCACGGTAGGCATATAAAACATAGCGCTTCCGAGCACAGGGCTTAGCATGTAGATTCACCTGCTAAACATTTGTTACAAAAGCGAGGCTAGATGCGGTGATGTGAAATGTAACTCctccctttgtgtgtgtctgtgtaattGCTGTCTAGGAATCCCCGTCAGAAGTTCCAGCCTGCCGCTCTTCTCTGATGCCATGCCAGCCCCGACTCAACTGTTTTTCCCTCTGATCCGGAACTGTGAGCTGAGCAGAATCTACGGCACCGCGTGTTACTGCCACCACAGACATCTGTGCTGCTCGTCGCCGTACCTTGCGCAGAGTCGCCTGAGGTACGCGCCGCACCCGGCGTACGCTACCTTCTGCCGGCCGAAGGAGAGCTGGTGGCAGTACACCCAGGGACGGAGATACGCTTCCACGCCGCAGAAATTTTACCTCACCCCGCCACAGGTCAACAGCATCCTGAAAGCTAATGAATACAGTTTCAAAGTGCCAGAATTCGATGGCAAAAACGTCAGTTCTGTCCTTGGATTTGACAGCAATCAGCTGCCTGCAAATGCGCCCATCGAGGACCGGAGAAGCGCAGCCACCTGCTTGCAGACCAGAGGGATGCTTCTGGGGGTTTTTGACGGCCATGCGGGCTGCGCTTGTTCCCAGGCAGTCAGTGAGAGACTCTTTTATTATATTGCCGTGTCTCTGTTACCCCATGAGACTTTGCTAGAGATTGAAAACGCAGTAGAGAGTGGCCGGGCACTGCTGCCCATTCTCCAGTGGCACAAGCACCCCAATGATTACTTCAGTAAGGAAGCATCCAAATTGTATTTCAACAGCTTGAGGACTTACTGGCAAGAACTTATAGACCTCAACACCGGGGAGTCGACTGATATCGATGTCAAGGAGGCTTTAATTAATGCTTTCAAGAGGCTTGACAATGACATCTCTTTGGAGGCTCAAGTTGGTGACCCCAATTCTTTCCTCAACTACCTGGTGCTCCGAGTGGCATTTTCTGGGGCCACCGCTTGTGTGGCCCACGTAGATGGTGTTGACCTTCATGTGGCCAATACTGGCGATAGCAGAGCCATGCTGGGTGTGCAGGAAGAGGATGGCTCTTGGTCAGCAGTCACTCTCTCTAATGACCACAATGCTCAGAATGAAAGAGAACTGGAACGGCTGAAATTGGAACACCCAAAGAATGAGGCCAAGAGTGTGGTGAAACAGGATCGGCTTCTTGGCTTGCTGATGCCGTTTAGGGCTTTTGGAGACGTAAAGTTCAAATGGAGCATTGACCTTCAAAAGAGGGTGATAGAATCAGGCCCAGACCAGTTGAACGACAATGAATATACCAAGTTTATCCCTCCTAATTATTACACGCCTCCTTATCTCACTGCTGAGCCAGAGGTAACTTACCACCGATTAAGGCCACAGGATAAGTTTCTAGTGTTGGCTACTGATGGGCTCTGGGAGACGATGCATAGACAGGATGTGGTTAGGATTGTGGGCGAGTACCTGACGGGCATGCATCACCAACAGCCAATAGCTGTTGGCGGCTACAAGGTGACTCTAGGACAGATGCATGGCCTTTTAACAGAGAGGAGAGCCAAGATGTCCTCAGTATTCGAGGACCAGAATGCAGCAACGCATCTCATTCGTCATGCAGTGGGCAACAACGAGTTTGGGACCGTTGATCACGAGCGCCTCTCCAAAATGCTTAGTCTTCCTGAGGAGCTGGCTCGGATGTACAGAGACGACATTACAATCATTGTGGTTCAGTTCAATTCTCATGTGGTAGGGGCATATCAAAACCAAGAATAGTGAGTACATCTTTCCCTGGCAGTTCCCAAATGAAAGAGATTTCAAGGGCAGATAGATTTGTAAAAGATACTAAGATAATAAACATTTCCAGTGGGTCATTCTCAGCATTTACCCATTTGATACTCCAGCTGGTCAGATACTCCCAATTGGCTTTGCAGCAGGGTGGCAGGGTCACAAGAGTCTCCTTCTGCCTAGCTCGGACCTCACAGCACCTGCACGCGTGGCAAGTCAGTTCCTTTTGCGAATGTCTTGTGACATTGGCTTCTTTTATCAATCTGAGAAAATCAAGATGCCCTGGCAAGTAAGATCTTGACTAGGCCTAAAGCCAGGATCTTGCTGGGCGTATTCTCTTAGTAAAAGGGAAGAAACATTACTGTTCACACCTGCAGACCCTTGTCGTCACTAAGATTCCAGTGTACATGAGAATGTTTATTTACTGCATGATTTCCTAGATATACAATCTATGCATCATTcgtataaatttattttagccTGAAGTGGTTTTCAAATCCAGTACTTTCAGCCATAAATGACTGAGAACCAAGCAATCTGAATTTGTAGGTGTTTGTGATTATTTGACTGGAATGCttcttaaatggaaaaacaaactctactcccttccccacccctggtGACCTAACGTAATCAAGATAGTTTCTGTTCTGCCACATACCTGAAGACGACAATGTTTTTGGTTTCGTCCACTCTTACAttgatgttaaagaaaaaaagagtttttttagtttttagtaatgaaatgatttcatttcatttcgtTTGAAATAAGATgcagaataaaaagaagagactGTTCCATCCTTGTCCTCTGTAACCACCAGCACAGTCATGCTTATCTCTTAACGCCCAGCGGCTTGGCATGCTGCGTGCAGTGGGTAGACTGCTGCCAGGAAATCATACTGTCCATTCAGTAGTGATAAGAATGTTCCCCACCTTTGGAATTTCAAGGCTGACTTatataaaataagttgaaatatCAAATTGGGGAGGAAGGtttaattctacttctgggtgttgaggccagggagggagtttttgtttttcccccacaTAAACATAGGCCAGTTGaaatatttggtttaaaaatgaCTAAATGCTTTAAGCATATTATAGCTtataaatagaaatcttaagaTATATACACAAGAAGTTTTAAAAGGTAACTGTTGTGCATGCCTGATGCTTAATAGATCCCTTAGTAGCATCAAGTGTTGTTTGCAGCAGTCTCTGTGATTACATGCAGTCCCTTCTAATGCTGtatcaaagtaaatgaaaataaatatattcaaattggcTTTTTGGGAGCTTATTTGATATGCATCAAATGTCATTTGTCCTGTGTTTAATGGTGATCTTGTACAGCTGTGCATATATTTTCATCACTTATTCTAGCATCACTGTTAAAAGAATGGCTATGACTATGTTTGATATTcacatagattttaaaacaacacaTGATTGGCTTTCCCTTGTACAATTCGTTGAGGGGTTTTAGGAGTCCTTCCAATTTCTGTAGAATATGAACTAGCTGTTCAAGGACTTCCTCTGGACTGTGGACACTAAAGTGATGTGGAACTGATGGTAAAACTTGTTCCGGTGGAAAAACAGACTCAGGCACATTGTAGCTCAGAGCAGCATATCATGTTTGTTTTccgagttttgttgttgtttttttttctttcccccacttTTCCCCTTAATTCAGCTTGGAACTTTTCTTCCAGGCAGCATTTTGGAAGGGGGAAGGctgtactatatatttatttctaaatgttttgaCAGATGTCATCTTTTAATTGAAATATGTGTAGACTGCTGTATCAATTAAAACCCGTTTTCAGgctactattttaatttcttttgaatacTGCCACTGAAGAGTTCCATATTATTATATACTTAATAGTCTCGTCTCTTTTTAGTACAGTATATATAAATTCGATTTCCAGTGGTCACAATCAAAATAGTAATTATTCTTGCACAAGAAACTTGATCTGCAGTCCAAAAGCTGGTCTACTCTCTAGGAATGAAAACGCAGTGTGGAGTTGACattgtggaaataaaaataattggatCTTAGAAACTTGAATGTACTATCATCTAAAAGCAGTTGTGATTTTACTGTAATTGGTTGTCACTGTGATGTGATATGTAGAATTAAAGTGAAGAACATATGTaaactttcattgtatttaacctttcttaaacttctttttattatggaaacttTCTAATGTGTATCAAcctctgtatttatatttaatcagTGGCTCATGATATTTATAATACGCCCTTAACTAAGTGGAATGGTGGTATGTTTCACCGTACTTGGTAA belongs to Ailuropoda melanoleuca isolate Jingjing chromosome 9, ASM200744v2, whole genome shotgun sequence and includes:
- the PDP1 gene encoding pyruvate dehyrogenase phosphatase catalytic subunit 1 isoform X1 yields the protein MCVCPGPRRIGIPVRSSSLPLFSDAMPAPTQLFFPLIRNCELSRIYGTACYCHHRHLCCSSPYLAQSRLRYAPHPAYATFCRPKESWWQYTQGRRYASTPQKFYLTPPQVNSILKANEYSFKVPEFDGKNVSSVLGFDSNQLPANAPIEDRRSAATCLQTRGMLLGVFDGHAGCACSQAVSERLFYYIAVSLLPHETLLEIENAVESGRALLPILQWHKHPNDYFSKEASKLYFNSLRTYWQELIDLNTGESTDIDVKEALINAFKRLDNDISLEAQVGDPNSFLNYLVLRVAFSGATACVAHVDGVDLHVANTGDSRAMLGVQEEDGSWSAVTLSNDHNAQNERELERLKLEHPKNEAKSVVKQDRLLGLLMPFRAFGDVKFKWSIDLQKRVIESGPDQLNDNEYTKFIPPNYYTPPYLTAEPEVTYHRLRPQDKFLVLATDGLWETMHRQDVVRIVGEYLTGMHHQQPIAVGGYKVTLGQMHGLLTERRAKMSSVFEDQNAATHLIRHAVGNNEFGTVDHERLSKMLSLPEELARMYRDDITIIVVQFNSHVVGAYQNQE
- the PDP1 gene encoding pyruvate dehyrogenase phosphatase catalytic subunit 1 isoform X2 → MPAPTQLFFPLIRNCELSRIYGTACYCHHRHLCCSSPYLAQSRLRYAPHPAYATFCRPKESWWQYTQGRRYASTPQKFYLTPPQVNSILKANEYSFKVPEFDGKNVSSVLGFDSNQLPANAPIEDRRSAATCLQTRGMLLGVFDGHAGCACSQAVSERLFYYIAVSLLPHETLLEIENAVESGRALLPILQWHKHPNDYFSKEASKLYFNSLRTYWQELIDLNTGESTDIDVKEALINAFKRLDNDISLEAQVGDPNSFLNYLVLRVAFSGATACVAHVDGVDLHVANTGDSRAMLGVQEEDGSWSAVTLSNDHNAQNERELERLKLEHPKNEAKSVVKQDRLLGLLMPFRAFGDVKFKWSIDLQKRVIESGPDQLNDNEYTKFIPPNYYTPPYLTAEPEVTYHRLRPQDKFLVLATDGLWETMHRQDVVRIVGEYLTGMHHQQPIAVGGYKVTLGQMHGLLTERRAKMSSVFEDQNAATHLIRHAVGNNEFGTVDHERLSKMLSLPEELARMYRDDITIIVVQFNSHVVGAYQNQE